ACTGAACCAATTCAAACATATCGCTTTCATTAAATTGGTCAATACATACTTAAATTCCATTTCAAACCAGTTGTTATTATACAGTTAACAGGTGCACCAACTGGTAACAGTCCACACCAGCTATTGTTTTCTACCAAAATTTTAGGAATGATTATACTATGAAGACCCGGTCTTAAAACCCATGTCAATGAATTGCTTGCAATTTGAATCAcctaaaaaatacataaaatttaataaatgaaaatatcttaaaataaatataagttaCAATTAAATAAGTAATAATTACTTGTACATGTTCAATAATCTTATCGCTTCTATAAAGTGTGTTAATATTTCCCATGATATGATCAAATCTCCCTGAAGTGTCTGCAAACACGTATATTCCATTTAACTGCAAACAGTAATCGTCTCATTATTGGGTATAATTCACTCAAAAAATCAAGATAAAATATTCTACATTACctttatatcttcttttttagcATATTGTCCCAATTGAAGCAAAGCTTTCGTATAGTCTGTGTGATCTTGATCAGGTGTTTTAATAATCATTGAGCCCATACTTTTTAGTTTTTCAAGAATTAAAGGAGAGCAACTATCCATATCACCAGTAATTAAATTTGGTACATAGTCAGTATTATTTCCATTTAATAAATCAATACCTTGTTCTTCTAAATAGTGTAGCCATCTGTACGTTCCACCATCAACAGTAACATTAACCTGAGCTGAATAACATACACTTTTGAatgaattatttttaacaaaGATTACCAAATATATGTAATCTCCtcttatcttaataaataatcTTCTTTATTTGTTATTCAACTAGTTTTAAGAACAGGAAACATACCTCTTTTCCAAATTTGAAGTAAAGTATTATCTTTCCAATAAAGTGGACTGTTCAGTATAACAACAGCGTACTTATAGTGTGtatgataattaaatatttgaagAGGATCCCACACCGTTGTAAAGTTTGAATCACAGTGCATGACTAGCTTTGATTTATATCTTTTTAGAACTGAAAAAGATACGTATGGATTTGGATTATGTCATACAATTTAAAGGCAAATAATtttgattatttaaataatattaaaatatttaagattTACTGTGAACGTAATAAAATTTGGAATCGACGTTCTCTATTTTTGTTATATCTTACGTAATAATTGTTGGACTTTATTCGCGACGAAACTCAAATTCAAAATGGTACttttaaaattgtacataatTTGTGTACATATGTTTTATActcaaaataattatattaactccattttatataaaaatttaaatgcaTATCGTTTTGTTATTGCAACACAAAGATCATATGCTT
This portion of the Bombus affinis isolate iyBomAffi1 chromosome 1, iyBomAffi1.2, whole genome shotgun sequence genome encodes:
- the LOC126928693 gene encoding thiamin pyrophosphokinase 1-like isoform X2 is translated as MYNFKSTILNLSFVANKVQQLLLLKRYKSKLVMHCDSNFTTVWDPLQIFNYHTHYKYAVVILNSPLYWKDNTLLQIWKRAQVNVTVDGGTYRWLHYLEEQGIDLLNGNNTDYVPNLITGDMDSCSPLILEKLKSMGSMIIKTPDQDHTDYTKALLQLGQYAKKEDIKLNGIYVFADTSGRFDHIMGNINTLYRSDKIIEHVQVIQIASNSLTWVLRPGLHSIIIPKILVENNSWCGLLPVGAPVNCIITTGLKWNLNNATLQFGGLVSSSNTYDNCSEVTINTDSPVIWTMGIEPLQKTTSNYEISQST